Genomic window (Magnolia sinica isolate HGM2019 chromosome 6, MsV1, whole genome shotgun sequence):
TGATATCCAGTATTCATTCTCAACACCTTACTACCCACCAGCTAAAGGGTTGGCCGAAGCATTCAAAAAgatgattgtgaaaatattgaagaaaacagtTGCAGGAAACAAACGCGATTGGGATGAGAAGTTGTAAGAAGCTCTATGGGCTTATCAAACTACTCACTATACTGCTACGAAAGCAACACCATATTCTTTGGTTTACAGGATTGAAGTTGTTATCCCCATTGAAGTTCAAGTTGCATCACTCAAAATGACAGTACATCAGTCGATTACTGATGATGAAAATGCTAAGATCAGGCCGGCAGAGTTGAATTTGCTAGATGAAAAGCGATTAACGACCTAGCAGTGATTACAGTTCTATCAAGAAAGAATCTCTGCTGCTTTTGACAGATAGGTCAAGCATCGCTCCTTCAAAAGAGGTGATATGGTATTGATgctgaaaagaccgatagtggtcactcgcaagacagggggcaagtttgaccctAAATGAGATGGCCCATACATAATATCTGAAGTGTACTCTAATGCGGCTTATCGGGTGGTAGATCAAGATGGATGTGGCATAAGTATACCAGTGAATGCCTgtttcataaaaat
Coding sequences:
- the LOC131249618 gene encoding uncharacterized protein LOC131249618, encoding MNFIRRAIIYCYGIPKKIITDNGTPFKNRGMEKLCQKFDIQYSFSTPYYPPAKGLAEAFKKMIVKILKKTVAGNKRDWDEKLIEVVIPIEVQVASLKMTVHQSITDDENAKIRPAELNLLDEKRLTT